The Natronospira bacteriovora genome has a window encoding:
- a CDS encoding dialkylrecorsinol condensing enzyme — translation MSKRVLTVYWSQSGQTERVARSMVAPLEAADGVEVVHARLRPRMDYPFPWTVTRFLDVFPESVHLDPPPMDELDLPHEDFDLVILVYQVWFLSPCPPVTGFLKSDQGRRLLRDTPVVTVTACRNMWLTAQEKVKGLLAEAGARLTDHVAVVDPGPPLATFITTPRWLLSGDQGRADGWLPPAGLREHQIRGMARFGHALVDGLARDVERAGQSMLTGLLAAPVDRRFIISERIGHRSFYLWGKLLRAVGRQGQRRRRPVLYLYMVFLVAMIITVVPVSLLLQRIARPLLARRLEERQRYFEAPSGAGRERMEAFHGE, via the coding sequence ATGAGCAAGCGGGTACTGACAGTCTACTGGTCACAGAGTGGCCAGACCGAGCGGGTGGCCCGTTCCATGGTGGCGCCGCTGGAAGCGGCGGATGGGGTTGAGGTGGTTCACGCCCGCCTGCGGCCGCGCATGGATTATCCCTTTCCCTGGACGGTGACTCGTTTTCTCGATGTATTCCCCGAGTCGGTGCACCTGGATCCGCCGCCCATGGATGAGCTGGATCTGCCGCACGAGGATTTTGACCTGGTCATTCTCGTCTATCAGGTGTGGTTTCTTTCTCCCTGTCCGCCGGTGACCGGCTTTCTCAAGTCGGACCAGGGCCGGCGCCTGCTGCGCGATACGCCGGTGGTGACCGTTACCGCCTGCCGCAACATGTGGCTGACCGCCCAGGAAAAGGTCAAGGGTCTGCTGGCAGAGGCCGGTGCCCGGCTGACTGACCACGTGGCCGTGGTGGATCCGGGGCCGCCCCTGGCCACCTTCATCACCACGCCGCGCTGGCTGTTGAGCGGCGATCAGGGCCGGGCGGATGGCTGGTTGCCACCGGCTGGCCTGCGCGAGCATCAGATTCGGGGCATGGCCCGCTTCGGTCACGCCCTGGTCGACGGCCTGGCCCGGGATGTCGAGCGCGCGGGGCAGTCCATGCTGACGGGGCTGCTTGCCGCACCGGTGGATCGCCGTTTCATCATCAGCGAGCGCATCGGTCACCGCAGCTTTTACCTCTGGGGCAAGCTGCTGAGGGCAGTGGGCCGTCAGGGCCAGCGCCGCCGCCGCCCCGTTCTGTACCTTTATATGGTATTTCTGGTGGCCATGATCATAACCGTCGTGCCGGTCAGTCTGCTGCTGCAAAGGATTGCCAGGCCTCTGTTGGCACGGCGCCTGGAAGAAAGACAACGGTATTTCGAGGCACCATCCGGTGCCGGACGCGAACGAATGGAAGCCTTTCATGGGGAATAG
- a CDS encoding tetratricopeptide repeat-containing diguanylate cyclase: protein MTPIQLPKALRFLLLILAIGFLTIPFIAGATEDSPAAARLSEAEGFVQSDPRRALALLDQALQAAEGDGEHLTTVRILHLRAEVLRDQGEVEQALLALDAAEGIAVRARADRLAIRTDFIRGTIHLDNADYDRALAINHAVLRRARAIDAPELVAGAYNTIGNIHFSLSQPERARGFYERAAEQYRALEFRDHLSAVLGNIGNTYNDEGNHQQALPYHLDSLGLARELGRETSVAYQNVNVCNTLVHLDRHEEARRFCQRGIEALEAVGHYRPLNFAYRLMGDLEQESGNLSAAIDYQYRALEIAREMDSPALLEASYQNLSELHEALGDYPQALAYARRHFDVHTRVMSSERQQTIVELEQAYEADQRRSEIERLELDAELREMTLRQRQMLTLVGFGLFIVTALLAILIWRGYRTRKRIGERFQQKNRELREALKTISRLARQDPLTGLSNRRRLMEVVKAELARRSRTGSPIAVSLGDIDYFKQINDEHGHHIGDQILVALGRRIRSCLRENDLLCRWGGEEFLVLMPETDVNAARKAMEKVCAAVSAKPFETDAGPIDVTITFGVAELMGDDFKEAVRTADRAMYTGKHQGRNRVMVIVGE from the coding sequence ATGACGCCAATACAGCTGCCAAAAGCGCTTCGCTTCCTCCTGCTGATCCTTGCCATCGGCTTCCTCACCATTCCGTTCATTGCGGGTGCGACCGAAGACAGCCCGGCGGCTGCCCGGCTGTCCGAAGCCGAGGGTTTTGTGCAGAGTGATCCCCGACGAGCCCTGGCGTTGCTGGATCAAGCCCTGCAGGCGGCCGAAGGCGATGGCGAACATCTCACCACGGTGCGCATTCTGCACCTGCGTGCGGAAGTGCTCCGGGATCAGGGTGAGGTGGAGCAGGCTTTGTTGGCCCTGGATGCGGCAGAAGGGATTGCCGTGCGCGCACGGGCGGATCGGCTTGCCATCCGAACGGATTTCATTCGCGGCACCATCCATCTGGACAATGCCGATTACGATCGTGCCCTGGCCATCAATCATGCGGTATTGCGTCGCGCCCGGGCCATCGACGCGCCGGAGCTGGTGGCCGGTGCCTACAACACCATCGGCAATATCCATTTCAGCCTGTCCCAGCCTGAAAGGGCCAGGGGGTTCTATGAGCGTGCCGCCGAACAGTATCGGGCGCTCGAGTTCCGTGATCACCTGAGTGCGGTGCTGGGCAATATTGGCAATACCTACAATGATGAGGGCAACCATCAACAGGCCTTGCCCTATCATCTGGACTCTCTGGGCCTGGCCCGGGAACTGGGCCGGGAAACCAGTGTGGCCTACCAGAATGTCAATGTCTGCAACACGTTGGTTCATCTGGATCGCCACGAGGAGGCCAGGCGATTTTGTCAACGGGGCATCGAAGCTCTGGAAGCAGTGGGTCACTATCGGCCACTGAACTTTGCCTACCGGCTCATGGGGGATCTCGAGCAGGAGAGCGGCAATCTGAGTGCGGCCATCGACTACCAGTACCGGGCCCTGGAGATTGCCCGGGAAATGGATTCGCCGGCCTTGCTGGAAGCCAGTTACCAGAACCTTTCGGAACTGCATGAGGCGCTGGGAGACTACCCGCAGGCGCTTGCCTATGCCCGTCGGCATTTCGATGTTCACACGCGGGTGATGAGCTCGGAGCGGCAGCAGACCATCGTCGAGCTGGAGCAGGCTTATGAGGCCGATCAGCGCCGCAGTGAAATCGAGCGTCTTGAACTGGATGCCGAGCTGCGGGAAATGACCCTGCGGCAACGCCAGATGCTGACCCTGGTGGGCTTTGGCCTGTTCATCGTCACCGCCCTGCTGGCCATTCTGATCTGGCGCGGCTATCGCACACGCAAGCGGATCGGGGAACGTTTCCAGCAGAAGAACCGGGAGCTGCGTGAAGCATTGAAGACCATCAGTCGCCTGGCACGCCAGGATCCCCTGACCGGTCTCAGCAACCGCCGTCGCCTGATGGAAGTAGTCAAGGCGGAGCTGGCCCGGCGCAGCCGCACCGGTTCCCCCATTGCCGTCTCCCTGGGCGATATCGACTATTTCAAGCAGATCAACGACGAGCATGGCCATCACATCGGCGATCAGATTCTCGTTGCCCTGGGCCGTCGCATTCGAAGTTGCCTGCGGGAGAATGACCTCCTGTGCCGATGGGGTGGTGAAGAATTTCTCGTGTTGATGCCCGAGACCGACGTCAATGCCGCCCGCAAGGCGATGGAGAAGGTCTGTGCCGCCGTCTCCGCCAAGCCCTTCGAAACCGATGCCGGCCCCATTGACGTCACCATCACCTTCGGTGTGGCCGAGCTCATGGGGGATGACTTCAAGGAGGCCGTACGCACTGCCGACCGGGCCATGTACACCGGCAAGCACCAGGGCCGGAATCGGGTCATGGTCATTGTGGGGGAATAG
- a CDS encoding S9 family peptidase produces the protein MKLKFSTAILAGLGLAATSLTALQSLQAAEVSAYQEPPQSIIDLVDAPLTPALSLSPRRDQMLLMERPPLRTIADLAEPEKRLAGIRFNPDNHGPSRPNYFTGLVLKSVDEGTRQAVSGLPADTRIRDVSFAPDGRHIAFTRVEDDRISLWLVDVESAEARELRGLDVNATYRGSPYVWGPDSESLLVRRVVPGKGAAPERSPVPAGPVVQENRGRAAPARTYQDLLQNSHDEALFEYYFHGELVRVSLNGRQTVLTEGILSDFSASPDGNYLLVERLRSPWSYSVPFFRFARTVDVLDADGAAVHRVVDRDLADDLPIAFDATVTGPRSVSWRSDAPATLFWAEAQDGGDPREEVEVRERLYLLEAPFDGEPVQLAELGDRFRGIRFGDGETALVLERWYNNRAETVWRVAPDQPGADPVRLWERSWEDRYNDPGQPLMRTTKSGHRALLLADGGLLMAGDGASDEGDRPFLNHFNLDSLETERLWRSESPWFERVVTALDVDAPVVLTRRESVDTPPNYYWRDLSSDSKGRLTDFPHPMPELKGVSRELITYEREDGLPMSAQMYLPAGYDPETDGPLPTLVWAYPREYRSADAAGQIQGSPYQFNRLSYWGPHFALTQGYAVLDRATMPVVGEGDKEPNDTFIEQLVMNGKAAVQAGVERGVTDPNRVALGGHSYGAFMTANVLAHSDTFQAGIARSGAFNRTLTPFGFQREQRTIWDDTDLYIRMSPFFAADQLDRPILLIHGAEDNNSGTFPMQSERLFEALRGLGGTARLVMLPEESHGYRARESVLHMLHEQLEWLEEFVKAAE, from the coding sequence ATGAAGCTGAAATTTTCCACTGCCATACTCGCGGGCCTGGGCCTCGCGGCCACCAGTCTGACCGCACTTCAGTCCCTGCAGGCGGCTGAGGTCAGCGCCTACCAGGAGCCGCCCCAGTCCATCATCGATCTGGTGGACGCGCCTCTGACACCGGCCCTGAGCCTGAGTCCGCGTCGCGACCAGATGTTGCTGATGGAGCGCCCGCCACTGCGCACCATTGCCGATCTGGCCGAACCGGAGAAGCGGCTCGCCGGCATCCGTTTCAATCCCGACAATCACGGGCCCAGCCGGCCCAACTATTTCACCGGTCTGGTGCTGAAGTCGGTGGATGAGGGGACTCGCCAGGCGGTCAGCGGGCTGCCCGCCGATACACGAATCCGGGATGTGAGTTTTGCGCCTGATGGGCGCCATATCGCTTTCACCCGGGTGGAGGACGACCGTATCTCCCTCTGGCTGGTGGACGTGGAAAGCGCCGAAGCACGCGAACTGCGCGGGCTGGACGTCAATGCCACATATCGGGGTTCCCCTTATGTCTGGGGCCCGGACAGTGAAAGCCTGCTGGTCCGGCGCGTGGTGCCCGGCAAGGGCGCCGCGCCGGAGCGCAGCCCGGTGCCGGCCGGTCCCGTGGTGCAGGAGAATCGCGGGCGCGCGGCGCCCGCACGAACCTATCAGGATCTGCTCCAGAACAGCCACGACGAGGCCCTCTTCGAATACTATTTCCATGGCGAGCTGGTGCGGGTCAGCCTGAACGGTCGCCAGACGGTGTTGACCGAGGGGATTCTTTCCGATTTCTCGGCGTCTCCGGACGGCAACTACCTGCTGGTGGAGCGCCTGCGCAGTCCCTGGTCCTATTCCGTGCCCTTCTTCCGGTTTGCCCGCACCGTTGATGTGCTGGATGCGGACGGTGCAGCCGTCCACCGGGTGGTGGATCGGGATCTGGCCGACGATCTGCCGATTGCCTTTGATGCCACCGTGACCGGCCCGCGTTCGGTCAGCTGGCGCAGTGATGCGCCGGCCACTCTGTTCTGGGCCGAGGCCCAGGATGGCGGTGATCCCCGCGAGGAAGTGGAGGTTCGCGAACGCCTCTATCTGCTGGAGGCCCCGTTTGACGGCGAGCCTGTCCAACTGGCCGAACTGGGCGACCGCTTCCGCGGTATCCGTTTCGGTGACGGGGAGACGGCGCTGGTGCTCGAGCGCTGGTACAACAACCGCGCCGAAACCGTCTGGCGGGTGGCGCCGGATCAGCCGGGCGCGGATCCCGTCCGCCTCTGGGAACGTTCCTGGGAGGATCGCTACAACGACCCCGGCCAGCCCCTGATGCGTACTACCAAAAGCGGTCATCGGGCCCTGCTGCTGGCCGACGGCGGCCTGCTGATGGCGGGTGATGGTGCCTCGGACGAAGGGGATCGTCCCTTCCTGAATCATTTCAATCTGGACAGCCTGGAAACCGAACGGCTGTGGCGTTCCGAGTCGCCCTGGTTCGAGCGCGTGGTGACGGCGCTGGACGTCGATGCGCCGGTGGTGCTCACGCGCCGCGAGTCGGTGGACACGCCGCCCAATTATTACTGGCGGGATCTGTCCAGTGACAGCAAGGGGCGTCTGACCGACTTCCCTCACCCCATGCCGGAACTCAAGGGCGTGAGCCGGGAACTGATCACCTATGAGCGGGAAGACGGTCTACCCATGTCGGCCCAGATGTATCTGCCGGCCGGCTATGACCCGGAAACGGATGGCCCGTTGCCAACCCTGGTCTGGGCCTATCCGCGGGAATACCGCAGTGCCGATGCCGCCGGCCAGATCCAGGGCTCGCCCTACCAGTTCAATCGTCTGAGCTACTGGGGGCCGCACTTTGCCCTGACCCAGGGTTATGCCGTGCTGGATCGTGCCACCATGCCGGTGGTGGGCGAGGGTGACAAGGAGCCCAATGACACCTTCATCGAACAGCTGGTCATGAACGGCAAGGCGGCCGTGCAGGCCGGTGTCGAGCGCGGTGTCACCGATCCCAATCGGGTCGCCCTGGGCGGGCATTCCTATGGCGCCTTCATGACCGCCAATGTGCTGGCCCATTCGGACACCTTCCAGGCCGGGATTGCCCGCAGTGGCGCCTTCAACCGCACACTGACGCCCTTCGGCTTCCAGCGCGAACAGCGCACCATCTGGGATGACACGGATCTGTATATCCGCATGTCACCCTTCTTTGCCGCCGATCAGCTCGACCGGCCGATCCTGCTGATTCATGGGGCCGAGGATAACAACTCCGGTACCTTCCCCATGCAGTCGGAGCGCCTCTTCGAGGCCCTGCGCGGGCTTGGCGGCACGGCCCGTCTGGTCATGCTGCCGGAAGAGTCCCATGGCTACCGTGCCCGGGAGTCAGTGCTGCACATGTTGCATGAGCAGCTGGAATGGCTGGAGGAGTTCGTCAAGGCCGCGGAATGA
- a CDS encoding pseudouridine synthase, translated as MKPLEILHHDQWLVAVNKPPGMLVHRSHLSRERHVILQRLRDQLGQRLYPVHRLDRATSGVLLFALDPKTANSLTTTFGEGRADKAYLAVVRGWPEPETGHIDRPVRDDARESHREARTDYRRLALVEMPFSNRRHDTSRYALMQLEPETGRRHQLRIHMERIAHPIIGDTTHGDGEHNRLFRQHLDCHRLLLHASALTLAHPVEQDKTLALQAPLRGEFSDVIQTLGWRDALTKAFAGLSVHQHHQAGNI; from the coding sequence GTGAAACCGTTGGAGATACTGCATCACGACCAATGGCTGGTGGCCGTCAACAAGCCACCCGGCATGCTGGTGCACCGCAGTCACCTGTCCCGGGAACGCCACGTGATTCTCCAGCGGTTACGCGATCAGCTTGGTCAACGCCTGTATCCGGTACACCGCCTGGACCGGGCCACCTCCGGCGTCCTGCTGTTCGCGCTGGATCCGAAGACCGCCAACAGCCTGACGACAACCTTTGGCGAAGGCCGGGCAGACAAAGCCTATCTGGCCGTCGTTCGAGGCTGGCCGGAGCCGGAGACAGGCCACATCGACCGCCCCGTCAGGGACGATGCGCGGGAGAGCCACCGCGAAGCCCGTACCGACTATCGCCGCCTGGCTTTGGTGGAAATGCCCTTCAGCAATCGCCGTCATGACACATCCCGTTATGCCCTGATGCAGCTTGAGCCTGAAACAGGACGACGCCATCAGTTGCGTATCCACATGGAACGCATCGCACATCCCATCATCGGCGATACCACCCATGGCGATGGGGAACACAATCGCCTGTTTCGCCAGCACCTTGACTGTCATCGCCTGCTGCTGCATGCCAGCGCCCTGACCCTGGCCCACCCGGTCGAACAGGACAAGACACTGGCGCTGCAGGCCCCACTTCGGGGAGAATTCAGCGATGTCATTCAGACACTGGGCTGGCGGGATGCCCTGACCAAGGCCTTTGCGGGCCTGTCTGTTCACCAACACCATCAAGCGGGAAACATTTGA
- a CDS encoding MipA/OmpV family protein produces MRPPLLLTLTLLLTLSPELLRAEGVMEDDERGTLEYGIGLTHLNFPHYPGADQRHAVTLPFPFLTYYSDRLDVDGSSIRGLFWEHEAWSLDISTGGALRVDADDNEAREDMPGLGWLAEVGPALRYAPEWAQRSPDWQYRISLPLRQAIELDGTSLSRKGWLLAPNLHVKRDFHGANHRWEFQTRIGLRFGSRDYHEHFYGVGEAFETTERPAYQASEGLTAYTLSMGLAWRWQQWWLGGFVQYSDFSDGIISDSPLMRDTRQAAFGLSGAWILGQRRL; encoded by the coding sequence ATGCGACCACCCCTGCTGCTCACCCTGACCCTGCTGCTGACACTTTCACCCGAGTTGCTTCGGGCCGAGGGGGTCATGGAAGACGATGAACGCGGCACCCTCGAGTACGGCATCGGCCTGACGCACCTGAACTTCCCCCATTATCCCGGGGCCGATCAGCGACATGCGGTCACCCTGCCCTTTCCCTTCCTGACCTATTACAGCGATCGCCTGGACGTGGACGGCAGCAGCATTCGCGGGCTTTTCTGGGAGCACGAGGCCTGGAGCCTCGACATCAGTACCGGCGGCGCCTTGCGCGTGGACGCGGACGATAACGAGGCCCGCGAGGACATGCCGGGACTCGGCTGGCTGGCCGAGGTTGGCCCGGCCCTGCGGTATGCGCCGGAATGGGCGCAACGCAGCCCGGACTGGCAGTACCGAATCTCCCTGCCCCTGCGCCAGGCCATTGAGCTGGACGGCACCAGCCTGAGCCGAAAGGGCTGGCTGCTGGCGCCTAACCTCCACGTCAAACGAGACTTTCACGGCGCCAACCATCGCTGGGAGTTCCAGACCCGGATCGGATTGCGTTTTGGCTCGCGCGATTACCACGAACATTTCTACGGTGTCGGTGAGGCATTCGAAACGACTGAGCGCCCCGCCTACCAGGCCAGCGAAGGATTGACCGCCTATACCCTTTCAATGGGCCTTGCCTGGCGCTGGCAGCAATGGTGGCTGGGTGGCTTCGTTCAGTACAGCGACTTCAGTGACGGCATCATCAGTGACAGCCCCCTGATGCGTGATACCCGGCAGGCGGCCTTCGGTCTTTCCGGCGCCTGGATTCTGGGTCAGAGGCGCCTGTGA
- a CDS encoding globin: protein MDQFADVQQSFGRCLRGNNRFVDDFYRRLLGSDERIATMFASTDWTLQNKAIRRGISLAITFAGTPVAARRQVREMAEVHSRGGRAPITPELYEHWIESLILTVQASDPDYSPSLGKRWRTALEPAIGFMQNSY from the coding sequence ATGGATCAGTTTGCGGACGTACAGCAGAGTTTTGGCCGATGCCTGCGCGGGAACAACCGCTTCGTGGATGATTTCTATCGTCGCTTGCTGGGAAGTGACGAACGCATCGCGACGATGTTCGCCAGTACCGACTGGACCCTGCAGAACAAGGCCATCCGTCGCGGTATCAGCCTGGCCATTACCTTCGCGGGCACGCCCGTTGCCGCCCGGCGACAAGTCCGTGAGATGGCCGAAGTACACAGCAGGGGCGGGCGGGCGCCGATAACGCCGGAGCTATACGAACACTGGATCGAAAGTCTCATCCTGACCGTTCAGGCCAGTGACCCTGATTATTCGCCGAGCCTGGGCAAGCGCTGGCGGACGGCCCTGGAACCGGCGATCGGCTTCATGCAGAACAGCTACTGA
- a CDS encoding rhomboid family intramembrane serine protease: MIPIGDNNPSHRTPVVTWVFLISCVLVFLWQLSLPEAGFRASVTQFGLIPRALFQAPFGHPDLLIPPVLSLFTSMFLHGGLLHLIGNMMFLYVFANNIEDSMGHGRFIVFYFLCGMAAALTQALMAPDSTIPMVGASGAISGVLGAYLMLHPFAWIRLLMPYIVIFFIWVPAWLMLGLWFAFQLLQSMASPADQAGVAFGAHAGGFVAGMVLVLFFKRPGVRLFR, translated from the coding sequence GTGATACCGATTGGTGACAACAATCCGAGCCACCGCACCCCCGTCGTCACCTGGGTGTTTCTGATCAGTTGCGTGCTGGTGTTTCTGTGGCAGTTGTCTCTACCAGAGGCGGGGTTTCGCGCCAGCGTCACCCAGTTTGGCCTGATCCCCAGGGCGCTGTTTCAGGCGCCCTTTGGCCATCCGGACCTTCTCATTCCCCCCGTGCTGAGCCTGTTCACCTCCATGTTTCTGCATGGGGGGCTGCTGCATCTGATCGGTAACATGATGTTTCTCTACGTCTTCGCCAACAACATCGAAGATTCCATGGGGCATGGGCGTTTCATCGTGTTCTATTTTCTGTGCGGCATGGCCGCGGCCCTGACCCAGGCCCTGATGGCGCCGGACTCCACCATACCCATGGTGGGTGCCAGTGGCGCCATCTCCGGCGTGCTGGGAGCCTATCTGATGTTGCACCCCTTCGCCTGGATCCGCCTGCTGATGCCCTATATCGTCATCTTCTTCATCTGGGTGCCGGCCTGGCTCATGCTGGGACTGTGGTTTGCCTTTCAGCTGCTGCAATCCATGGCCAGCCCCGCCGATCAGGCGGGTGTGGCTTTCGGTGCCCATGCCGGGGGCTTTGTCGCCGGCATGGTGCTGGTCCTGTTCTTCAAGCGCCCCGGGGTTCGACTGTTCCGCTAG
- a CDS encoding SDR family NAD(P)-dependent oxidoreductase — translation MQARIAVVTGANRGLGLATSRALAEKGFHVIACARDSEAGTQAVQALQADKLSVELRVVDVNQSEQIKDLGRYIRENYGRVDVLVNNAGMILETREAGGDRSANPLLVSPMTVMETFNSNTLGALRMIQALALMMPEGGRIVNVSSGMGQLSDMDGGWLGYRMSKTALNTLTRVFATELAERGIAVNSVCPGWVRTNLGGENASRSIEEGIDTIVWLASDESATESGGFWRDRKRIDW, via the coding sequence ATGCAAGCCAGGATCGCCGTCGTGACCGGTGCCAACCGGGGTCTCGGTCTGGCCACAAGCCGGGCCCTCGCCGAAAAGGGGTTTCATGTCATCGCCTGTGCCCGTGACTCGGAAGCCGGCACGCAGGCGGTGCAAGCCCTGCAGGCAGACAAGCTGTCGGTGGAATTGCGGGTGGTGGACGTGAACCAGTCGGAGCAGATCAAGGATCTGGGCCGCTACATCCGCGAGAACTACGGTCGGGTGGATGTGCTGGTCAACAATGCCGGAATGATCCTGGAAACCCGTGAGGCCGGCGGCGACCGCTCCGCCAATCCCCTGTTGGTCTCCCCCATGACCGTCATGGAGACCTTCAATAGCAACACTCTGGGTGCCCTGCGCATGATTCAGGCACTGGCACTGATGATGCCCGAAGGCGGCCGCATCGTGAATGTTTCCTCCGGCATGGGCCAGCTTTCGGACATGGACGGCGGCTGGCTGGGCTACCGCATGTCCAAGACGGCGCTGAATACACTGACCCGTGTCTTTGCCACCGAACTGGCCGAACGGGGCATTGCCGTCAACTCGGTCTGCCCCGGCTGGGTGCGCACGAACCTGGGTGGCGAGAACGCCAGCCGCTCCATCGAGGAGGGCATTGACACCATCGTCTGGCTGGCCAGTGATGAGTCCGCCACCGAGAGCGGCGGATTCTGGCGCGACCGAAAGCGAATCGATTGGTGA
- a CDS encoding methyltransferase, translating into MRAVEAKSRAQFLAFGPFAFQAAATMLETGLLKALDDAGENGLDEETLSERSGVSSYGVSVLFDLAANLDIVEKREGVWHVGPVGHFLLHDEMTRVNMNFTRDVCYDALAHLPEAIREQKPAGLKALGDWDTVYEGLTRLPEPARRSWFEFDHFYSDRVFDQLLKIVFDQPVRHLLDVGGNTGKWALKCLNHCPDVKLTLMDLPPQLEKARENINAAGFNGRASYHAANLLDESTRFPEGPDTLWMSQFLDCFSEDEIVSILRRAGEIMNEDSRLFIVELFPDRQPFDAARFSLDATSLYFTCIANGNSRMYHYDRFMALVDKAGLRVEQEQDLPAGGHTVLTCRRV; encoded by the coding sequence ATGCGCGCAGTTGAAGCCAAATCCAGGGCCCAGTTCCTGGCCTTCGGTCCCTTCGCATTCCAGGCCGCGGCCACCATGCTGGAGACCGGCCTGTTGAAGGCACTGGATGACGCCGGCGAGAACGGCCTTGATGAAGAAACGCTGTCGGAACGCAGTGGAGTCTCCAGCTACGGGGTCTCCGTGCTCTTCGACCTGGCGGCCAATCTCGACATCGTCGAAAAACGGGAGGGGGTCTGGCATGTGGGCCCGGTGGGGCATTTCCTCCTGCATGACGAGATGACGAGAGTGAACATGAACTTCACGCGCGATGTCTGCTACGACGCCCTTGCCCATCTGCCTGAAGCCATCCGTGAACAGAAGCCCGCCGGGCTCAAGGCGCTGGGTGACTGGGACACCGTCTATGAAGGCCTGACCCGGCTTCCGGAACCGGCCCGCAGGAGCTGGTTCGAGTTCGACCACTTCTACTCCGACCGGGTCTTCGACCAACTGCTGAAGATCGTCTTCGACCAGCCGGTCAGGCACCTGCTGGACGTGGGCGGCAACACCGGCAAGTGGGCCCTCAAATGCCTCAATCATTGCCCGGACGTAAAGCTCACCCTGATGGACCTGCCCCCCCAGCTGGAGAAGGCCAGGGAAAACATCAATGCCGCCGGTTTCAACGGCCGCGCCAGCTACCATGCCGCCAATCTGCTGGATGAAAGCACTCGATTCCCGGAAGGCCCTGACACCCTCTGGATGAGCCAGTTCCTGGACTGCTTTTCGGAAGACGAGATTGTCAGCATCCTGCGACGGGCCGGCGAGATCATGAACGAGGACAGCCGCCTGTTCATCGTTGAGCTTTTCCCCGACCGCCAGCCCTTCGATGCGGCCCGCTTCAGCCTGGATGCCACCTCGCTTTACTTCACCTGCATCGCCAACGGCAACAGCCGCATGTATCACTATGACCGTTTCATGGCTCTGGTCGACAAGGCCGGTCTGCGGGTGGAGCAGGAACAGGACCTGCCGGCGGGGGGGCATACGGTGTTGACCTGCCGCCGGGTCTAG